In Clostridia bacterium, the genomic stretch ACTACCGTGTTCTTGCCGCGATAGGTGATATCGCCGGGCAACCGTCCAATGGGCAGATTGAGGCGTCCGGCAACGAGCAGGAGCACGCCGACCAGCAATAGCACAGCTCCGAAGATAATCAGCACTCGTCCGATGTCGCCCATTCTTATCCCAGTCAAACTTATCCCCAGTCAAACATTGTTCGATGAAGACTTCGAGAATATTGCATCATCGTTCGCGTGAAATCATAAGGATCCATTGCTCGTCATGCGCAACTCCGAGCGTTCGCCGCAAATGCTATTCGATCAACATGCAGTCGCCGTAAGAGAAGAAGCGGTACCGCTCCCTTACAGCGTGTTCGTAGGCGGCGAGCACGCGCTCCCGTCCGGCAAATGCCGAAACCAGCATGAGCAGCGTGGATTGCGGCAAGTGGAAGTTGGTGAGCATGGCGCCAACAACTCGGAACTGGAATCCGGGGTAGATGAAAATATCGGCCTCGCCGCTCTGGGCTGAAATCGCCTGAAAACTGTCACCCGCTTGCGAGGCGCTTTGCTGGGCGGCGCTGGTGTCACCCGCCTTCGCGGCGCTCTGTTGGGCGGCAAATTCGAGCGTGCGGACCGAGGTCGTGCCGACGGCAACGATGCGGCGGCCGGAGCTGCGGGCGCGGTTGATTTTTTCCGATGCCTCGGGCGAAATGCTGTAACGCTCGCGATGAATACGGTGCTGCTCCACGACTTCTGAACGCACGGGCTGGAAAGTGCCCAGGCCGACGTGGAGAGTGACTTCGGCGGTCTCTATGCCGCGCTGGCGAAGGCGTTCCAGAATCTCTGGCGTGAAGTGCAGTCCGGCAGTAGGCGCGGCGACGGAACCGCGTTCGCGGGCGAAGATCGTCTGGTACTGCTCGCGGTCTTCCGGGCGGTCAGCGCGGTGGATGTAGGGCGGCAGCGGTACGTGGCCGAGCCGCTCAAGGGTGCCGAAGAAGTCCGCAACCGATTGGAAACGGACGGTGCGCTCGCCGAATTCCCCGCGCGCAACGACCTCGGCCTGAAGCTCGCCTCTCTCTCCTTCTCCGAAATATAGCTGCTCGCCGATGCCTATCTTCCGACCCGGCCTGACCAGCGCCTCCCACGTTTGCGGATCGGAGGAGAGCTGTTTTGTCAGAAGCACCTCCATGCGGCCGTGGAGGAACTCCTTCATCGCCGGATTCTGCGGGCTGAGCGGCTGCGAATGAATACCGGCACGGCGTCCATAGAGGCGCGCCGGCAGAACGCGAGTGTTATTGAAGACGACTAGATCGTCAGGGCGGAGCAAGTCGGGAAACTGGCCGAAATGAGTGTCGCGAAATCCGTTCGTCTCCCGTCTCAGATGGAGCATCCGCGCCGCAGCGCGGTCACACAGCGGTTGCTGCGCGATCAGTTCCTCTGGCAAGTAGAAATCAAATTCCGTAACGAGCACGGATAGATTATAAGGCGGCAGTTATTACGCAATTCATCAGCGCCACTCGCGGGATGCCTAACTTCCCAGACCGCCTGCAGCACGCAGCCCGACGAGATTGCGGTACTTCCGAACTGATTTGGCGAAGGCGTGCCGGGTGGGATACTATACGCCAACTGCGTGAGATTCCCCGTAGGACTCGACCGAGCAGTTCCCTTTATCATGAGCGATCACGAGCACCGGCACGAACTCGTTAAACTCGGCAAGATGCTGCATGAAAAAGGCTTTATTGCGGCTACCGACGGCAATTTGTCTGTCCGGCAGAGCGATGGGACTGTGCTCTCTACGCCGACCTGCATGTGCAAAGGCATGATGTCTGGCGAAGACATGGTGCGCGTGGACATGGACGGCCGCAAAGTCGATGGCTTTCGCGAGGTTTCCAGCGAAATCGCCATGCACCTCACAATTTACAAGCTGCGCCCGGACGTGAATGCCGTAGTGCATTCGCATCCGCCGACGGCTACAGGCTATGCCGCAGCGGGACTCTCTCTGGACCAGGCACTGGTTTCCGAAATCGTACTGTCGCTCGGCTCTGTGCCACTCGCAAAGTACGCCACGCCGGGCACTCCCGAGCTTTCCGCAAGCCTCGCCCCGCTCGTGCCGGATCACAATGCAATTCTGATGGCTAACCATGGCGTGGTGACCTATGCGGAGGATCTCCTGACGGCTTACATGCATATGGAGACCGTTGAGCACTTTGCAAGAATCGCGTTGGTCACGCATCAACTCGGCCGGCAGAAGGTTTTGAGCGAAGAGAATGTTCGCAAGCTGATCGTCGCCAGAGAGAAGTACCGTGCGATGAGGATGGCTACTTCGAAACCCGCCTAGTGGGCGTACCACCGGCCTTTTGTTGAGTGCAACGCTACTCGCAATCCCGTTTCAACTGCCAGCGAAAATGTCGAATTGTCATCTGACATAGTCAGCTGAAATATCGAATCGGCCATCCGAGGAAAGTCATCCCGCGTCTGCCGTTAGCTGCGCTAGGTTCAACGCCGAAGAAGGGGCACGCCTTCAGGCGTGCCGTAAGCCGCACTCAATCAGAGGCGGCTTTTAGCCGCTGAGGGTCGCTCTAGACTCAATGCTGCTAACTCTACTCGCCGCCAATTCGGAACCGCATACCGGCGCGGAAGTTGGCTTTCAGCCCGGGATACCCCACGACATCGTTGTAACGGTGGTTGAGAATGTTCCCGATATTGGCATAGGCCGTAACGCGCCGATTGATGGCGTACCAGGCGGAGACGTCGGCGCGCGCGTAGCCGGCCGCATAGTTGACCGGCGGTATCGCCCCGAAGAAGAAGTCTGAGTCTGAGCGTCGGCCAACGAAGGTGCCGCCGAGCGATCCGCCCCAGCGGGTACCGTTGTAGGTTAGCAGCAGGTTGCCGCTGTGCTTAGGGCGGCGCAGCAAGGGCTCTCCCGCGGCGTTGCAGCCGAACCCCGGCGTGCAGAGCGGCGCGCTAAGAACCTGCGTCGACGTGTAAACGTAAGCGCCGTCGAGCGAGAGACGGCGCGAGATGCGTCCACTCAGCTCGACTTCCGCTCCGTGCGCCAGCGAGCGATTGATGTTGATGTACTGCGACGCGACAGCATCGAACTTGAACTGGATCTGGTCGGTGAAACGGTTATTGAAGTATGTGGCTGCCAGAGCATAGCGTCCGCCGAAAAGGCTCTGCTGGAAGCCGCCTTCGAGTGAGCGCGCACGCTCCGGCCGCAGATCAGGATTCCCGATAGTCACGAATGAGCCTGTGACTCCGAACGACTCCTCGAAGGTCGGCGCCTTGATCCCCTCTGAATAGCTGCCCCGCAGTCGCGTTCCAGAGAAGAGCGAGCCGCCGCGCAGTGCCAGCAGCGTGAGAGTGGCACGCGGCAAAACCTTATTGCCGAAGCTTTCGTTGTGCTCATAGCGAGCACCGGCCAGCAGCGACAGGCGACGCCAGTTCACGAACTGCTCGCCAAAAACAGCGTGATTGCGTCGCAGTCCGTGCGTGTGCGTCGCACCGGGAAATCCGAATGACACAAACGAACTGTCGATAAAGCCGTTCTCATCTTCGAAGTGGTATCCGAAAACTGTACGGGTCCACTCACGCGGGGAAATCTCGGACGTGTATTGCAAACCCGCGCGATTGAACTTCGTGCGCGAATCGAATGGATCATCGAACGGCCGGCCGGCGTCGGCAACCGTATCGGAGTTCCGGCGCTGGTGGTTGTATTCGAACCCGGTGAAGCGGTGGATCCAGTTGTTAGGGCCAACGACGGTGAGGTCGGCACTGGCCAGGAAGTTATTCTGCCGCGCGTACTGATCGCTATCGGGCGGAATGAATGTGAAATTGTTGAACCACCAGTTCGACGGCACGCCCGTGCGGCTGTTGGAATGGCGGGCGCGCAATCGCAGAGAAACATTCTCTGCGAGCCGTACACCGAAATTCGCTCCCTGCGAGGCGTTGGAATACTCGTCGTTGATGCCCTGCCCGCTGGTGTTGAACTGCTCACCGAAGAGGTTGTAGTCGAAGCGGCCGCGGGCGGCGGCAACCGATGCGTATCCGCGAGCGGTGCCAAACGTGCCGCCTTCGGCGCCAAAGCGAAGTTCGGGGACGGGAGTCGATCCGGGGGCACTCCACGCCTGCACCACACTGGTCATGGCGTCTGAGCCGTACAGACTGCTGGCCGCGCCACGCAGAAGTTCAACACGCTCGATCTGGTCCAGAGAGACCACGCCGAAATCGAATGTGCCGCCGGCATCGTTCACAGGAACGTCATCGATTAGAACTTTGTTGTAGCGCGACTCGCCGCCACGCACGAAGAGCGTGGAAAGCCCGCCACGGCGTCCTGCATCGGCCAGGGTAACGCCGGGGGCGAAGCGAAGAGCATCGCCAAGGTCGGTTGCGTTCAGCGCCTCCAGCGTCTCAGTACCGAGAGTGCCAACGGTCACGCCGGACTGTTCGGCGGGCAAGGGAGCGGCGGCAGCGGTGACGACGACCGTTTCCGGTGCGGCGGCGATCGCTAGTTTGATGAGGGCGGACGTTTCGCCACCGACTTCCACCCGCTCGACCCGCTCAGCGAACCCAGGTGCAAGAACGCGGACACGGTATGACCCGGCACTGATGCCGCTGAAGGCGGCGGAGCCTGCGGCAGAAGCAGGCGAAACGGCGAGCACGCGCCCGCCAGAAGCGTCGAGCAGACTAACGCGCGCCTTGGGTACAACGGCGGAATGGGGATCGATGACGCGGACTTTGAGGTCAGCGGCGTAGCTGAAACCGGACACAAGGAAAAGCAGAATGGCACTGCGGACGAATCGCAAGACGTCCTCCTTTGCACGCGAAAGGGGTTTATTGTCGGCGTTCGCGCCGGTCTCCTGGCTTGACGAGATGCGTCCTGAGTCGTCCGAGTCATGCTCGGAGACGATTCAGCCGGCCTTCCCATGCCTGATGGCACAGTGACCGGCAGACGAGTCGCGACCAACACGGTCGGGACATTTGGGCCTCTTCAGGCCCACTCGTTTACAGTTGCGCGGCAGCGCGGGATTCTCACCCGCTTCCCAAAGTCCCCGGCGAGCGCCGGGAACGCGCGAACGATAGATTTGAAAAGAACGCAGAGCGCGAGTTTATTCCGCTCTGGATCAAAAGTTGACTCTAAGTAAAAACTCGGCAGGTGTCAACGCGCGCGTGCGACCTGCTCCTCTGCGTAGTGCCGGACGCGTTCGAGTGCCTGCTGCATTTCTTCGTGCAGGAGCTTCATCTGTTCAGACCCGGCTTCCCTGGGCACGACGATAGGAGCCGACCATCGAATGTGCGCGCGGGAAAACGGTTTCGGAATCATGAAGTCGTCCCAGGAGTTCAGTTGCCATGTTTTGCTTAACGCAACATAGAAGCAGAGGATGGGTGCTCCGGTATTGCGCGCCAGCAGCACCGGGCCGGGCTTGGCAACGTACTTGGGGCCGCGCGGACCATCGATGGTGAACGCCGCGATACCCCCAGCCTCAATGACGGTGTGCATCCCGAGCAGGGCGCGAACGGCTCCCCGAGAACTCGAGCCGCGCACGGCACGGAAACCAAAACTCTCGATAATGCGCGCGATGTACTCGCCATCGAAGCTGCGGCTTGTCATCACAGAAACGCCACGATCACGAAAATAGTATGTCGCCGGAAAAACGGACCGGTGCCAGAACGGAGCAATCACACGCGCCGGCGGCATCCCGTCGTCCGGAATCTCGGATGGCTGTTCGCTGCTGCACTCGTATCTCAGAGTTGCGCCAATTAACCGAATTGCGATGTAGCCGATGGTGCTGATGAACCAAAGCGCAATTCGCTGACGAAGAGTGAATGCTTCGTCAGCCTTCGTCTTGCGCTCGGCTTCGACTTCTACGGAATTGGCCACGGCACGATTGTAACGGGTGATTCGTCTTTTACCTCTGAGCTTGTCTACTAATGTCGTCCCCTCCGTGACGTAATGCTGCGCGGATTGGGAGTCGAAGCCTGAGAGCCAGCCGAACCGATGATAGCGTTCAGCGCCTGAGCAATACGCGACGTTGCGCCCGCTCCGTAATGCACACCGTCCGCCTGAAAGAAGCTCATGTCGAGGTTGTCGGGAAGCAGCGAATCCAAATCTAGCAGATACTCATAGTCATTCGATGAGCGTATCAATGCGTTGTAGCCGATGCGCTCAATATCCTTTTGGCCGGTGATGCGAGGGCTACGGCTTATCGTCGCTGCGATCACCGTAAACCCGTCAGCTTTAGCTTGTAGCCAATATGCTTTCAGCGAGGCAAACATGGCTGCACTTGTCCCGCCCACTGTGATGTCGTTGTGGCCGACGATCACAACCAGATACGTAGGCGTGTTGCCCGTGACCGCTGGCCGCAACGGATACACCTGGCTGGCATAATCCGCGACGATGTTACCGATGGTGTGACCAGATGTTGCGACGTTGTAGCGCGGGCCGCGCCCCACAAGATTGCTCAAGGCTCCTGCCTTTACATCCCACTTGTCAGCGTCGGCGAGACCGTATCCTGCCGCGTTGCTGGCACCCTCCACAACAAGCGAAGCGACAGAGTTCGCCTTGACGCTCTTAGCTGTGACCGAATTAGGGGTGATGTCCTTGCCGTCCGCTGACGCCTCAAGATCAACGTACTGTTTGGTCCCCGCATCCGTCTCTTTCGCTGGGGAGGTCCTGGCATTCTGAGCAAAGCCAGCTACCGAGTACAGCAATACCGCCATCATTACAAGTCGTTTCATGTTGTCGATTGCTCCTAAAAGAAGATGAAGCTCGCGCTGGTGTTCTCATCCGTACTAGCTACGGGCGTGGTCTCGCACTGAAGGGTGAGCGAGCTGGCCGTCACCGTCGCATATAGTAGGCTTGGTCTAGCTCCAACAGCACTTGGATTGCATCCGTACGTACCGATGTGCTCCGCGTTACCGGCGGAGGGACGTCGGCACTGATGTTTGGTATCGTGCTCATGGCGCGATAACTTTTCCATGTGATTTTGGTCAACCCGCCATCGAGCGAGTAGGACAGGGTCGCTATATCGCCCAAGCTGATATGTCCATTCACTTCGACTGAACAGCGTGCGCAGCGTGTGCGTCGTTGCCGAGTACGGAAAGATTCGCCGATGTGGGTGCGACAGCGCGGTTTCACCCGGGTGTTTCAGCAGCATTCTGCTGCAATGCAGGGGTCTTTTGCTCGTACGCGCCGCCCCCGCCTCCGCGCTCCTTCACTACGGCTTCTTGCCAGGCAAATCCACACTCACAAATTATTTGTCTTCCTGACGGAGCGCAGCGGAGTCGAAGACCCTGTTGCACTAACGCCAATCGCTCCTAGCCATGCTCCGATTATCAGGCATACTTAATCCACTTCAGCAACTCCGGCAGGGTGGGCCGCTTACCGTACATCAGGATGCCAACGCGGTAGATACGCGAGCAGAGCGCGACCATCCCATAAATGGAGACGGCGAGAATGCCTATGGACAGGAATATCTGCCACAGCGGTGGTTGTTGCACGACAATTCGAACGAACATGATGAGCGGAGAGGTAAATGGAAAGAGCGATAGCCAGAATGATGTCGCAGAATTCGGCTGCCTGATTACCGCGAACGCGAAAGTGCTGCACAGGATGATGGGCAGCATGACGGGCCACTGCATCTGTTGCGCTTCCTCGTCCGAGTTCACCATCGCGGCGACTGCAGCGTACATCGTGCTGTAGAGCACGAAGCCGAGCAGGAAAAACACGGGGAAGAATATGTAGACGCCCGGCGCGATGTGCAGTTGCGCCAGGTAAGGCTTGGCGGCGACCACCGCCGGTGTGGAAGCGATGAGGCCAAGCGCCACCCAGATCAGAATTTGCGTAAGACCGACGGCTCCAACGCCGAGAATCTTGCCGGCCATCATCTGGCGTGGTGTCGCGGACGACAGCAGCACCTCTATGACGCGCGATGTTTTCTCTTCCAGCACCGAGCGCATCACGGCAACGCCATAGATGAGCACGGTCATGTAAATCATCATCATGAGCAGGAACGGAAGCGCAACCTCACCGATTCCCCCGGACTTGCTTTCCTTGCCATTCTCGATCCGGATGGTCTCGATTTCGTACGGCCTCAGCAGTCGTTCGGATTGTTCAGTGGAGAGCCCGTAGACGCCGAGTTGCTGCTTCATCAGCGCCGCTGTCACAGCCGTCTTGAGCGAGACGACCTCCATAAAATCGCTGGCGCCGCGGCTGCCGTAAATGAGCTTGTGAGCCTCGATGGCGTCATCGCCAACCCAGAGAAAGCCTTCGAGCGTGCCGTTATTCACTCGCTCGGTAAGCGCCTTTCTGCCTGCTTCTGACGCGTCCAGACTGACTTCCACAAAGTACCTGGGCGGATTCTCGCTTCGTCCTTCAAAACCCGTCCTGAGCGCGGCTACACCGTTTTCGAGTTGCTGCTTAACGGCGTTGGCGACGAACTCGTTCGAGCCCGCGACCACGATATGGTGGTCGCCCCCAGAGCGCATCGACGCCAGTTTGCTGGGCACCATGATAATGCCCACGACGAATACCGGCATCAATACGGTGAACAGGATGAACGCCTTGCTGCGCACGCGTTCCAGGTATTCGCGTCGAAGAATCAGCCAGGTATTACGCATCTTTGACCACCACATCTTTTCCGACCACGTCGATGAAGATCTCTTCCAGCGAAGGCTCTACCAGCTCGAACCGGTTCACTCGCGCCGTCTTCATCGCTATCTCCAGCAGTTGTTGCGAATCTGCGCCCGGCTGCAAGCGAAGCTCGACGAAGTTGCCGTAGTTATTGAACGACTGGACTAGATCGCTGCGTTCGAGGAAAGGGGCCGCCCCATCGTATTCCATCTGTACGCTGCTGCGGCCGTAGCCGGCTTTGATCTGCTTCAGTTCGCCTTCGAGCACGGACTTGCCGCGATTGACCAGGCAAATGGAATCGCAAAGCCGCTCTACCTGATCCATACGATGGGTTGAGAACAGGATCGTTTTTCCAGCTTGCTTGAGTTCGAGCAGGATGTTCTTGAGATCCATGGCGTTCGCCGGATCGAGGCCGGAGAAGGGCTCGTCCATGATCACGAACTCCGGTTGATGGAGCACGGCGGCAATGAACTGAACCTTCTGCTGCATGCCCTTCGAGAGCTCTTCGACCTTTGACTTGGCCCAGCGGCCGAGTTCTAGCCGCTCCAGCCACCACATCGCGCGCTTCGCGGCTTCCATGCGCTCCACGCCCTTGAGTTCCGCAAGGAAGACCAGCAGTTCGAGAATGTGCATGCGCTTGTAGAGCCCGCGCTCTTCCGGCAGATAACCGATGCGCGCGAGATGTTCGCGGCGGAAGTGCTCGCCGAACAACCGAACTTCGCCGGAGTCCGGCAAGGTGATGCCAATCATTGTGCGTAGCGTGCTGGTTTTGCCGGCTCCATTAGGGCCAAGTAGCCCGTACACCGTTCCCGGACGTATCGCGAATGACAGGTTATCGACGGCTTTGAATTGGTCGTAGCTTTTGCAGATCGAGCACAGCTCAAGGGTGTTCGTCATGGATGGGCAGTTCGTCCGCTCAACTTATTCAAGGTCGAGATATTCATCAATCCAAATCTTGATTCGGAACCGGTTCTGCTCCTGCGGTTCGAAACGGAATCCCGCAAGGCGCTGTTCTGGCCGAACCCAGGCGACCCGCGCCTGCAATGTCAACGTTGGCAACTTCGGCAAGTTGAGCGTCACTTCGCAGGGGTCGCCGATCTTAAATGAGTGCATTGTTTCTGCCGAGAGTCCGCCACCGCTGATCTCCTGCAATGTCGCCCGGGTGTGGACAGTGTCGTGAACAACGCGAAGCTCGCTCACGATAGGGATGCGGATGTACCGGCGCAGTTCGTGAAGAACGAGCAGGTGAGTGGCACGCACAACCCGCAATGCGTTCTGGCGCTCGACAGGATCGTTGATGATTGCGTTCACGCCATACTGCGAAAAGCGCAGGGATTGCTGCGCGCTGGCGCATATTCCGTAAATGACCATCCTGTGGTTCGAGGGCGATTTCCGAATTGTGGTCAGAATGTTGCCGGCATTTTCGTCCAGGCAAACGACACACGCTTCCATCTTCTCTTTGTGAATACGTTCAATCGCCTGGTCGAGACTGATTTCCACGGAATCAATACCGAACTGGCGGAAACATTCGCGCAGCAGCGCCGTCGTTGGCTCGTCCAGCCCAACGAGGGCGACCCTGGCGGCAATTCGCGACACCGGCGTCTTCTGCGGTGTGATGGCAGGAACAGATGGCATATTGAGGGTCCGAACTCCGGGAGCGTTATTGTGTCTCGAACCCGCAGCTTTGGCAATGCTTAGCAGTTGCCTACTGATGTGCACCGACGGCGCGGCGACGCATGGGTCCATGCCTCAGGCGTACCGTACTTTCTGAAATAAACGAAAGGCACGGCGCGAGCCGTGCCTTTTGCCTTTCGGAATTAAGCTATTCAGTCCAGCGACGGAAAGCGAGACAGCCGTTTGTTCCGCCGAAGCCAAATGAGTTCGAGAGTGCGATGTTGAGGTCCATCTTGCGCGCCGTGAGTGGCACGTAGTCCAGGTCGCATTCCGCGTCAACATGGTCGAGGTTGGCAGTAGGCGGCACGATCTGGTTGCAAAGTGCGAGGATCGTGATGCCTGCCTCCAGTCCGCCAGCGCCACCGAGAAGGTGTCCCGTCATGGACTTGGTAGAACTGACGGCAACCTTGCAGGCGTGTTCGCCGAGCGCACGCTTGATGGCCAGCGTCTCCAGCTTGTCGCCAAGCGGAGTCGATGTGCCGTGAGCGTTGATGTAGTCAACCTGGCTGGGTGAAATCCCTGCATCCTTCATCGCGTTCTGCATGACGCGGCAGCCGCCGTCGCCATCTTCCGCCGGTTGAGTGATGTGGTTGGCATCGCCGCTCATGCCGTAGCCGATGATCTCGGCAAGGATGTTGGCGCCACGAGCGCGCGCGAACTCGAGTTCTTCGAGCACGAGCATCCCGGAGCCCTCGCCGATAACGAAGCCGTCGCGTTCGGTGTCCCAGGGACGCGAAGCGCGTTCAGGATCGTCATTGCGCGTAGAGAGCGCGCGCATGGCAGCGAAGCCGCCGACGCCCATGGGCGTGATGGCCGCTTCAGTGCCGCCAGCGATCATCGCGTCGGCATCCCCGCGAGCGATGATCTTGAAGGCATCGCCGACGGAGTGTGCGCTGGACGTGCACGCAGTGCACGTAGCCTCGTTCGGGCCTTTCGCGCCGTAGCGAATACTGACATGCCCGGCAGCGAGATTGACGATTGCGGCAGGAATGAAGAAGGGCGAGATTTTCCGCGGGCCGCCATTGAGCAGATTGGAGTGCTCGCGCTCGATCACATCGAAACCGCCGATGCCTGAGCCGATATGCACGCCGACGCGGGTGGCGAGCTCGGGCGTGACTTTCAGTCCCGACATTCTCATTGCTTCATCCGTGGCGGCGAGCGCCATGTGGATGAAGCGGCCCATCTTTTTAACTTCCTTCTTGTCGATGAAGTTGAGCGGGTCGAAGTTCTTGACCTCAGCCGCGATCTGGCACGCGAACTGGGCAGTGTCAAAGGCCGTGATACGGGCAACACCGCTTTTCCCGGCGAGAAGGTTTTGCCAAACCTCATCGACGGTGTGACCGACCCCGCAAATAAGACCGATTCCCGTGATTACTACGCGGCGGGCCAAGGGTTATTTGCCGCCTTTCGAGTTCTTGCCGATGTACTCGACAGCGTCTTTCACGGTGCGAATCTTTTCGGCGTCTTCGTCGGGAATCTCAATATCAAAAGCTTCTTCGAAGGCCATGACGAGTTCGACGGTGTCCAGCGAATCCGCGCCGAGGTCGTCAACAAACGACGCATTGGCCGTTACTTCACCTTCATCGACACCGAGCTGTTCCACAATGATCTGCTTTACTTTTTCATCAACTGAAGCCATTGAGCGTAGTTCTCCTTTTCGCGAGCTTCCGGCAAACGGTGTGCGCGGCAGTTCGCGGAAAGCTCTGCCGCGGCGTTCTCGTTGCGCCGCCGTGCATGAACGGATTTCGAAGGCGGCACAACGAACCGCCGCGAACTGTTATTTCCCAACCTTGGCGTGTTTGCCGATGTAATCGACGGCATCGTGCACGGTGCGGATCTTCTCCGCGTCTTCGTCAGGAATTTCTATGTCGAAAGCCTCTTCAAAGGCCATTACCAACTCGACCGTGTCCAAGGAGTCGGCGCCGAGGTCATCGACGAATGACGCGCTCGTCGTGACTTCTGCTTCATCGACACCCAACTGCTCGACAATAATCTGCTTAACTTTCTCTTCTACGGATGCCATATGATTGGCGCCTCCTGTGGGGAATGACAAACTGGATAGTCTACTGGCGCGTCTGAATCTCTGTAAAGAAATACGAGCCGGGCGCCAGCGACACGGCTCACATGAAGTGCTGGAAATCTGGTTGAGTCCCCATAATAGTACGTCAGAGGGGTCCCAAACTCAGCCATCATCCTAACCGCTGCTCAAAATACGGTCAACGCAAGGTGACAACCAGAGCAATCGTGCGGCGAGGAACCAGCCTCGCCGCATTTGTTGAAAAGTGCTCCACTACCTGCTGTACTGGTCGCGCAGATGCGTCTGTCGATTGTCCAGAGGAATCTCGCGACCCTGTATGAACACACGCTTTACGTCCGTCTTCACATCAAGCGGATCGCCGCTCGCGACCACAATGTTGGCGGTCTTGCCGGCGTCGAGGGAGCCCAACTGCTTATCGACTCCCCATATTTCAGCAGCATTGAGGGTAACGGCCTTTAACGCCTCGTCATACGGTAAACCGAACGCAACCGCGTATCCGGCGGCGTAGGGCAAGTTACGGGAGTTGTGCGCCTCATAGCTCGCAAAGGCGATCTTAACGCCACGCTTGTGCAACTCGGCTGGCAGTCGATAAACAGCATCGTAGCGCTGGTCGTCCTTCGGAAGTTCGTAGATGGGACCGACGATGACCGGAACCTTGAGTTCGGCGATGCGATCCATCAGCTTCTGCGAACGCGTCACGTGGTTCAAAACAAACCTCAGCTTGAACTCGTTGGCGAGCGCGACAATGGTCTCTACGTCGCTCGGTTCGTGGGCTGCAAGCACGATAGGCCGAGTGCCTTCCAGATAGGGCGCCAGCGCCTCCAGCTTGAGATCGCGCTTTGGTGGGCCGTCCTTCTCCTTATCCGTGGCCGACTTCTTTTCGTACTCGTGCCACTTACGGGAATACTCCTGCGTATCGAGGAAGGCCTGACGAAGTTGTGCGACCACGCCCATGCGCGTCTGCGGATACTTAGCTTTCTCGAACGATGCGTTACGACGCTGCTCTCCCGTAAAGTTCAGTGGCATAGCGATGTCGCGCGTCAGAATCATCTCGGGCGCGGAGCGGCCATCGAGCTGTATCAGGAGATCCTGTCCGGGAATGGTGTCGCGGCTGGCCGGCGCGACAATCGCGTTCGTGACGCCGTTGGCGCGGGTTACGGGAATAAGCTCCGATTCCGCATGGAAGGCGTCATACACGTGCATGTGCGGCATGATGTTGTCGCTGGACTCGATGAGGTCATTCGTCGCGTCGTCGGCCTCGATCTCGATGAGCCCAAGGTGAGTTTCTGAATCGATGAGGCCGGGATACACCGTCATGCCAGTGACGTCGATGACGCGAGCGTTGGCTGGAATGTTTACCGACCCTGCAACTCCCACCGCAGTAATCTTTCCGCCGTGCATGACCAGCACACCGTTCG encodes the following:
- a CDS encoding ABC transporter permease, which translates into the protein MRNTWLILRREYLERVRSKAFILFTVLMPVFVVGIIMVPSKLASMRSGGDHHIVVAGSNEFVANAVKQQLENGVAALRTGFEGRSENPPRYFVEVSLDASEAGRKALTERVNNGTLEGFLWVGDDAIEAHKLIYGSRGASDFMEVVSLKTAVTAALMKQQLGVYGLSTEQSERLLRPYEIETIRIENGKESKSGGIGEVALPFLLMMMIYMTVLIYGVAVMRSVLEEKTSRVIEVLLSSATPRQMMAGKILGVGAVGLTQILIWVALGLIASTPAVVAAKPYLAQLHIAPGVYIFFPVFFLLGFVLYSTMYAAVAAMVNSDEEAQQMQWPVMLPIILCSTFAFAVIRQPNSATSFWLSLFPFTSPLIMFVRIVVQQPPLWQIFLSIGILAVSIYGMVALCSRIYRVGILMYGKRPTLPELLKWIKYA
- a CDS encoding ATP-binding cassette domain-containing protein encodes the protein MTNTLELCSICKSYDQFKAVDNLSFAIRPGTVYGLLGPNGAGKTSTLRTMIGITLPDSGEVRLFGEHFRREHLARIGYLPEERGLYKRMHILELLVFLAELKGVERMEAAKRAMWWLERLELGRWAKSKVEELSKGMQQKVQFIAAVLHQPEFVIMDEPFSGLDPANAMDLKNILLELKQAGKTILFSTHRMDQVERLCDSICLVNRGKSVLEGELKQIKAGYGRSSVQMEYDGAAPFLERSDLVQSFNNYGNFVELRLQPGADSQQLLEIAMKTARVNRFELVEPSLEEIFIDVVGKDVVVKDA
- a CDS encoding PilZ domain-containing protein yields the protein MPSVPAITPQKTPVSRIAARVALVGLDEPTTALLRECFRQFGIDSVEISLDQAIERIHKEKMEACVVCLDENAGNILTTIRKSPSNHRMVIYGICASAQQSLRFSQYGVNAIINDPVERQNALRVVRATHLLVLHELRRYIRIPIVSELRVVHDTVHTRATLQEISGGGLSAETMHSFKIGDPCEVTLNLPKLPTLTLQARVAWVRPEQRLAGFRFEPQEQNRFRIKIWIDEYLDLE
- the fabF gene encoding beta-ketoacyl-ACP synthase II, which produces MARRVVITGIGLICGVGHTVDEVWQNLLAGKSGVARITAFDTAQFACQIAAEVKNFDPLNFIDKKEVKKMGRFIHMALAATDEAMRMSGLKVTPELATRVGVHIGSGIGGFDVIEREHSNLLNGGPRKISPFFIPAAIVNLAAGHVSIRYGAKGPNEATCTACTSSAHSVGDAFKIIARGDADAMIAGGTEAAITPMGVGGFAAMRALSTRNDDPERASRPWDTERDGFVIGEGSGMLVLEELEFARARGANILAEIIGYGMSGDANHITQPAEDGDGGCRVMQNAMKDAGISPSQVDYINAHGTSTPLGDKLETLAIKRALGEHACKVAVSSTKSMTGHLLGGAGGLEAGITILALCNQIVPPTANLDHVDAECDLDYVPLTARKMDLNIALSNSFGFGGTNGCLAFRRWTE
- the acpP gene encoding acyl carrier protein, with the protein product MASVDEKVKQIIVEQLGVDEGEVTANASFVDDLGADSLDTVELVMAFEEAFDIEIPDEDAEKIRTVKDAVEYIGKNSKGGK
- the acpP gene encoding acyl carrier protein; translated protein: MASVEEKVKQIIVEQLGVDEAEVTTSASFVDDLGADSLDTVELVMAFEEAFDIEIPDEDAEKIRTVHDAVDYIGKHAKVGK
- a CDS encoding amidohydrolase family protein encodes the protein MPDRSPVPPAPVVLKGGKLLTITHGVIPNGVLVMHGGKITAVGVAGSVNIPANARVIDVTGMTVYPGLIDSETHLGLIEIEADDATNDLIESSDNIMPHMHVYDAFHAESELIPVTRANGVTNAIVAPASRDTIPGQDLLIQLDGRSAPEMILTRDIAMPLNFTGEQRRNASFEKAKYPQTRMGVVAQLRQAFLDTQEYSRKWHEYEKKSATDKEKDGPPKRDLKLEALAPYLEGTRPIVLAAHEPSDVETIVALANEFKLRFVLNHVTRSQKLMDRIAELKVPVIVGPIYELPKDDQRYDAVYRLPAELHKRGVKIAFASYEAHNSRNLPYAAGYAVAFGLPYDEALKAVTLNAAEIWGVDKQLGSLDAGKTANIVVASGDPLDVKTDVKRVFIQGREIPLDNRQTHLRDQYSR